In Capsicum annuum cultivar UCD-10X-F1 chromosome 11, UCD10Xv1.1, whole genome shotgun sequence, one genomic interval encodes:
- the LOC107846288 gene encoding uncharacterized protein LOC107846288, with protein sequence MDPPTYHEVRVSQLKKEVKKVDELIKKHKVQWQKYGCSIMMDKWTACNGKMIINILVNFPIRSIFLGFVETSNESITGTKMYSLFEKIEAIRSKNIIQVITNNASKNVKVGELMRVVYPHIYWTLCDAHCINFDFARHINPYALVFKKATKVVSYISQRPLLLNLIRKFTNEKNLVKPTKTRFTTAFLTLEAMYKQRNNLRTLIISNEWSLSKFAKEVLGKEVSAILYSEYFWNDVVKALKVCGPFFSFLHLVDREERLPMGYMLEAIDKAKETIQ encoded by the exons ATGGATCCACCTACCTATCATGAAGTTAGAGTTTCTCAATTAAAGAAGGAAGTAAAGAAAGTTGATGAACTTATTAAGAAGCATAAGGTGCAATGGCAAAAGTATGGTTGTTCCATTATGATGGATAAATGGACAGCTTGTAATGGAAAAATGATCATTaatattttggtcaattttcCAATAAGGAGCATCTTTCTTGGTTTTGTTGAAACTAGCAATGAGTCCATCACTGGCACTAAGATGTACAGCTTGTTTGAGAAGATAGAAGCTATTAGATCGAAAAATATTATACAAGTTATAACTAATAATGCCAGTAAGAATGTAAAAGTGGGGGAGCTTATGAGGGTTGTGTACCCACATATCTACTGGACTCTATGTGATGCTCATTGCATCAATTTTGATTTTGCAAGACATATTAATCCATATGCCTTAG TTTTTAAGAAGGCCACAAAGGTGGTTTCTTACATAAGTCAAAGGCCGTTGTTGTTGAACTTGATAAGAAAATTCACCAATGAGAAAAATTTGGTGAAACCGACCAAGACAAGATTCACAACAGCCTTTTTGACTTTGGAGGCTATGTACAAACAAAGGAATAATTTGAGAACCTTGATCATCTCCAATGAATGGAGTTTAAGTAAATTTGCAAAGGAAGTTTTGGGGAAAGAAGTTTCCGCCATTCTTTATTCTGAATATTTTTGGAATGATGTAGTCAAGGCTCTTAAAGTTTGTGGTCCTTTTTTCTCGTTCCTTCACTTGGTGGATAGGGAAGAAAGACTCCCAATGGGCTATATGCTTGAAGCAATAGATAAGGCGAAAGAAACTATTCAATGA